From a region of the Paenibacillus segetis genome:
- a CDS encoding BofC C-terminal domain-containing protein: MRIFRIKRQLRRRWKKWRRAIWTISACGLVALMAWLGLLLSQQMEDLMAKEPIAQETLGKLMEATTSSEPPQEWLESLLKTDQARIVHLNKIYTCGEESEVLGKMKPKEIALIIKEHPDWEGRLGAGGDVWLDERINGLSDTCSKDGYMGIDENGNLTLFEGPPKKEKVLKTFFQLDVETMESVLPEDVLRQLQEGIRIQDVDEYNSVLSTFSDFALEQSEKVMQQN; the protein is encoded by the coding sequence GTGAGAATCTTCCGTATTAAGAGACAACTCAGAAGAAGATGGAAAAAGTGGAGACGTGCTATTTGGACCATCAGTGCATGTGGTTTGGTCGCTTTAATGGCTTGGCTTGGTTTGCTGTTATCGCAGCAAATGGAGGATTTAATGGCTAAAGAACCGATTGCACAGGAAACCCTGGGCAAGCTTATGGAAGCTACAACTTCTTCAGAGCCTCCTCAAGAGTGGTTAGAAAGCCTGCTGAAAACAGATCAAGCTCGAATTGTACATCTGAACAAAATTTATACTTGTGGTGAAGAGAGTGAAGTTCTTGGCAAGATGAAGCCAAAGGAAATAGCCTTGATTATAAAGGAACATCCAGATTGGGAAGGACGTCTGGGAGCTGGTGGAGATGTATGGTTGGATGAAAGAATTAACGGATTGTCTGATACTTGTAGTAAAGATGGATACATGGGTATCGATGAGAATGGAAACTTAACTCTATTTGAGGGACCTCCTAAGAAAGAAAAGGTGCTTAAGACATTTTTTCAGCTTGATGTGGAAACGATGGAAAGTGTGCTTCCAGAAGATGTTCTTAGACAGCTTCAGGAGGGAATACGAATCCAAGACGTCGATGAATATAACAGTGTATTATCCACCTTTAGTGATTTCGCATTGGAGCAATCGGAAAAAGTGATGCAACAAAATTGA
- a CDS encoding helix-turn-helix domain-containing protein, with the protein MNQTTIRAELKDYLKRKCITINQFAEASGVNSGTLSSIINASRVISMLQLDRITESMGLLEGSFYDLYIDDCVNHSTINWRRLQPLLFRCADLGRLDCIERVLCLVDSQSYVSALFDTAEKMFKEGNNEAARLLYENVAANEKYQHSERLALCQYRLFKITLCDDHELNIRAAVQFEGFVDKLDEMDQLDALKDLANTYLLLNQSDKMEKLAKDMGRIATIQYKYRYEQPRKVQIHKEPSMPLFAYILYAHVLCSSACANRGEYDQGLYYISLYSDLSWVQEDTEEAHRRMNECKMWAKANSYLFRLMKGEIEVIPEYVNYIESYENEMLLALFMILQVANRYHSNIDEILLRFKQIISEYIDQKGKVTTNQHQRVVEDRFAYFMAELSTYYMSNERYEIGIEYMLKGLDSSLKINSRTCVIRFVCLFEQYRFAVSPEVQKKYKSLFCEEQREYKV; encoded by the coding sequence ATGAATCAGACCACGATTCGAGCAGAGTTGAAGGACTATCTTAAGAGAAAATGTATAACAATTAACCAATTTGCAGAAGCATCAGGAGTTAATTCAGGAACACTTAGTAGTATTATCAATGCTAGTCGAGTAATTTCTATGTTGCAATTAGATCGTATTACAGAAAGCATGGGGCTTCTAGAAGGTAGCTTCTATGACCTATACATCGACGATTGCGTTAATCATTCGACAATCAACTGGAGACGTTTACAACCATTATTATTTCGATGTGCCGATTTGGGCAGACTTGATTGTATTGAACGTGTATTATGTTTAGTGGATAGTCAATCTTATGTTTCGGCGTTATTTGATACTGCTGAAAAAATGTTTAAGGAAGGTAATAACGAGGCGGCTCGGCTGCTTTATGAGAATGTGGCTGCAAACGAAAAGTATCAGCATTCGGAGCGACTGGCCCTATGTCAGTATCGTTTATTTAAAATTACATTATGTGATGATCATGAATTGAACATACGAGCCGCAGTGCAGTTTGAAGGCTTTGTTGATAAACTTGATGAAATGGATCAACTTGATGCTCTGAAAGATCTAGCGAATACATACCTTTTACTGAATCAAAGCGATAAGATGGAAAAATTGGCTAAAGATATGGGTCGTATAGCAACAATTCAGTATAAATATAGATACGAGCAACCTAGAAAAGTGCAAATTCATAAAGAACCATCCATGCCACTATTTGCATATATCTTATATGCGCATGTACTATGTTCAAGTGCTTGTGCTAATCGAGGGGAATATGATCAAGGATTATATTACATATCTCTATACTCAGATTTGAGCTGGGTACAGGAAGATACAGAAGAAGCTCATCGACGAATGAATGAATGTAAAATGTGGGCAAAAGCCAATTCCTATCTCTTTAGACTTATGAAGGGAGAAATCGAAGTTATCCCAGAATACGTGAATTATATTGAAAGTTATGAGAATGAAATGCTCCTGGCTTTATTTATGATCCTTCAAGTTGCTAATCGGTATCATTCTAATATAGATGAGATACTCTTACGTTTTAAACAGATAATTTCTGAATATATAGATCAAAAAGGAAAAGTAACAACAAATCAACATCAGCGGGTTGTAGAAGATCGGTTTGCTTATTTTATGGCAGAACTCTCTACTTATTATATGAGTAATGAGAGATATGAAATTGGTATAGAATATATGTTAAAAGGATTAGATTCCTCTTTAAAAATAAATAGCCGGACTTGCGTTATCAGATTTGTTTGTTTGTTTGAGCAATATCGATTTGCTGTATCTCCTGAAGTCCAAAAAAAATATAAAAGTCTATTTTGTGAGGAGCAAAGAGAATATAAAGTATGA
- the ruvA gene encoding Holliday junction branch migration protein RuvA, whose protein sequence is MIDFLRGQVAQLENEYVVLDVHGVGYRVFCPNPYYFAAKNDEPVTVYIHHHVREDAILLFGFATREEQKLFRKLIEVSGIGPRVALGILSGGSPSGVVTAIHQENINFLIKLPGIGRKTAQRMILDLKDKLDGMGEATLFDPIPDEIELMQEGNLGWPEAREGLKALGYTDAELDRVWQLMKDNVRPDEAVDSVMKKALKLLYAG, encoded by the coding sequence ATGATCGATTTTTTGCGAGGCCAGGTTGCCCAATTAGAAAATGAATATGTTGTATTGGATGTTCACGGTGTAGGATATCGAGTGTTTTGTCCCAATCCTTATTACTTTGCAGCTAAGAATGATGAGCCAGTTACGGTATATATTCATCATCATGTTCGTGAGGATGCTATCTTACTATTTGGATTTGCGACTAGAGAAGAGCAAAAATTATTTCGCAAGTTAATTGAAGTATCAGGTATTGGTCCACGCGTGGCGCTTGGTATTCTGAGCGGAGGTAGTCCGAGTGGTGTGGTAACAGCTATACATCAGGAGAATATTAACTTTTTGATTAAGCTGCCCGGTATCGGTAGGAAGACGGCACAACGGATGATACTAGATTTGAAAGATAAGTTGGATGGGATGGGAGAGGCAACTTTGTTTGACCCAATCCCAGATGAGATAGAGTTGATGCAAGAAGGTAATCTTGGATGGCCTGAAGCCAGAGAAGGGTTGAAGGCACTCGGTTATACGGATGCTGAATTGGATCGTGTATGGCAGCTTATGAAGGATAACGTAAGACCAGATGAGGCGGTTGACTCCGTCATGAAGAAAGCTCTTAAGCTTCTATATGCGGGTTAA
- the ruvC gene encoding crossover junction endodeoxyribonuclease RuvC has product MRILGIDPGIAIVGFGFIDKQGSKCTPVQYGCIQTKAHTPEEERLLHVYEGMVQLIDKYQPDAVALEKLFFNRNVTTAMPVSQARGVLVLAAVQKGLPISEYTPMQVKQAVVGYGKAEKKQVQEMTRMFLKLQAVPKPDDVADALAVAICHAHSYTLNSKINEVLRS; this is encoded by the coding sequence TTGCGAATATTAGGCATAGATCCCGGCATCGCTATTGTCGGTTTTGGATTTATTGATAAACAAGGTAGCAAGTGCACACCTGTGCAGTATGGTTGTATACAAACGAAAGCTCACACCCCTGAAGAAGAGAGATTGCTTCATGTCTATGAAGGAATGGTTCAGCTCATCGATAAATATCAACCGGATGCGGTGGCGCTAGAGAAACTTTTCTTTAATCGAAATGTAACTACAGCAATGCCAGTATCGCAGGCTAGAGGGGTGCTTGTACTGGCTGCGGTCCAAAAGGGGTTACCTATATCAGAATACACACCAATGCAGGTCAAACAGGCCGTGGTTGGCTATGGTAAGGCAGAGAAGAAGCAGGTGCAAGAAATGACCCGAATGTTTCTTAAGCTGCAGGCGGTTCCCAAGCCAGATGATGTAGCGGATGCACTTGCTGTTGCGATTTGTCATGCTCATTCTTATACGTTAAATTCTAAGATAAATGAGGTACTTCGATCATGA
- a CDS encoding helix-turn-helix domain-containing protein, producing the protein MQTIRAELEDYLRKNRITITQFAESSGVNSGTISSVIKGNRPISMLQLDRITEAMGLTEGFFYDIYVNECFDHSTINWRRIRPLLYRCAELDKLDCILRVLGMMMDDLSYAPALFDIAEALFKQDKREAAALLYKSVADGEKYQHSERLALCQYRLFIIALGKDQDANLRAAVQFEGYIDRLDEIDQLDALKDLANTYGSLHRWDKMEKFAVEMGQKATIQYKQRFEHMKKIRLLKEPMMPLFAYIAYSHVLCSAVYDERKEYDIALYHVSFYSDFSWIKEESQEAQRMVSKFKEWAKANTYLYRLLKGDVKVLPEYVAYISQRKDEILPALVKILQAANTYQINVDEILSRFEKEIFTFRAQHGNTGSYNSQVTEDRYIHFMAELADYYLNKGEYDRGIKCILESLEFSTLINSDECIIKCVSLFERFRNTATLEAQQTYLEIMRRRKEKKIKKN; encoded by the coding sequence TTACCCAATTTGCAGAGTCATCAGGGGTGAATTCGGGCACGATCAGTAGTGTTATCAAAGGCAATCGACCTATCTCCATGTTGCAATTAGATCGAATTACTGAAGCGATGGGGCTTACGGAAGGCTTCTTCTATGATATTTATGTGAATGAATGTTTTGACCATTCTACGATTAATTGGCGGCGTATACGGCCACTCTTATATCGTTGCGCAGAGCTAGATAAGTTAGATTGTATTCTGCGAGTATTAGGTATGATGATGGATGATCTATCGTATGCTCCTGCATTATTTGATATAGCAGAAGCATTATTTAAGCAAGATAAACGTGAGGCTGCGGCATTGTTATATAAAAGTGTAGCTGACGGTGAAAAATACCAGCATTCGGAACGGCTCGCTCTCTGTCAGTATCGATTGTTTATTATTGCACTGGGCAAAGACCAAGATGCAAATTTACGAGCTGCAGTACAATTCGAAGGTTACATAGATCGACTTGATGAGATAGATCAGCTTGATGCACTCAAGGATTTAGCAAATACATATGGTTCTTTACACCGATGGGATAAAATGGAGAAATTCGCTGTGGAAATGGGCCAAAAAGCAACTATTCAGTATAAACAAAGATTTGAGCATATGAAAAAAATAAGATTACTCAAAGAACCCATGATGCCTTTATTTGCTTATATCGCATACTCGCATGTATTATGTTCGGCTGTTTACGATGAGCGTAAAGAATACGATATAGCATTATATCACGTTTCCTTTTATTCAGACTTTAGTTGGATCAAGGAGGAGTCACAGGAAGCGCAGCGAATGGTAAGTAAATTTAAAGAATGGGCAAAGGCTAATACCTATCTTTATAGACTTTTAAAGGGAGATGTTAAGGTATTACCCGAGTATGTTGCTTATATAAGTCAACGAAAAGATGAAATTCTCCCGGCTTTAGTTAAGATTCTTCAAGCAGCCAATACCTATCAAATTAATGTAGATGAAATCCTCTCACGTTTTGAAAAAGAAATTTTTACGTTTAGAGCTCAGCATGGGAACACAGGATCTTACAACTCACAGGTTACTGAAGATCGATATATTCATTTTATGGCAGAACTAGCTGACTACTATTTGAACAAGGGAGAATATGATAGAGGAATAAAGTGTATACTGGAAAGCTTGGAATTTTCAACTTTAATCAACAGTGATGAGTGTATTATTAAATGTGTTAGTCTGTTTGAGCGATTTCGAAATACCGCAACCCTGGAGGCACAACAAACGTATCTAGAAATAATGCGAAGACGAAAAGAGAAGAAAATTAAGAAAAATTAA
- a CDS encoding helix-turn-helix domain-containing protein, translating to MMQTTIRAELEDYLRRNGSTINQFADTSGVNSGTISSIISGNRPISMLQLDRITEAMGLAEGSFFDLYVEECFNQNTLNWRRLRPLIYRCAELDKLDCIKRVLDMLMENLSYSPVLFDTAEELFKLGKRAAAGLLYESVAEGEKYQHSERLALCQYRLFNIALCDDQDANLRAAVQFEGYVGRLDEVDQLDALKDLANIYYALRRWDKVEILAKEMESKAKIQYKIRYEQPKRKESLKEPSIPVFAYISYSHVLCSAAYGERKEYDKALQYVSLYSEFSWVKEESQEAMQLKSRFKGWAEANTYLYRLMKGDVKVLPEYVSYISQRKDEILPALFKILQAANYYQFNVDDILTRFEQEIIEYRDEQGKVGTYNSQLIEDRYTHFTAELSYYYLNKGEYDVGIKYILGSLESSATINSEACIIRCVGLFEQFRHSASLEQQRKYQILISEVQKRNEKKNGYIVGYV from the coding sequence ATGATGCAGACGACCATTCGCGCAGAGTTGGAAGACTATCTAAGGAGGAATGGCTCAACGATTAACCAGTTTGCAGATACATCAGGGGTGAATTCAGGAACGATTAGTAGTATTATCAGCGGAAATCGACCTATTTCAATGCTTCAACTAGACCGAATCACAGAAGCCATGGGTCTTGCGGAGGGGAGCTTTTTCGATCTATACGTAGAAGAGTGTTTCAATCAAAATACACTAAATTGGCGTCGTCTTAGACCGTTAATATATCGCTGTGCTGAGTTGGACAAGTTAGATTGCATTAAGCGTGTGTTAGATATGTTGATGGAAAACCTATCTTACTCACCGGTATTATTTGATACGGCAGAAGAACTTTTTAAGTTAGGGAAACGTGCGGCAGCAGGACTACTTTATGAGAGCGTGGCTGAAGGGGAAAAATATCAGCACTCGGAGAGGCTGGCACTATGTCAATATCGTTTGTTTAATATTGCTCTATGTGATGATCAGGATGCAAATTTACGAGCAGCCGTGCAGTTTGAAGGCTATGTTGGCCGTCTTGATGAAGTAGATCAACTTGATGCGCTGAAAGATTTGGCAAATATCTATTATGCTTTACGTCGATGGGATAAGGTTGAAATATTGGCAAAAGAAATGGAAAGTAAAGCTAAGATTCAATACAAAATCAGATATGAACAACCAAAAAGAAAAGAATCGTTGAAAGAGCCCTCTATACCTGTTTTCGCTTATATTTCTTACTCTCATGTGTTATGTTCTGCAGCTTATGGTGAGCGTAAAGAATATGATAAGGCTCTACAATATGTTTCCTTATATTCAGAATTTAGTTGGGTGAAGGAGGAGTCACAAGAAGCGATGCAACTTAAGTCTAGATTTAAAGGTTGGGCGGAAGCTAATACCTATCTATATAGGCTTATGAAGGGAGACGTTAAGGTATTACCCGAGTATGTTTCATATATAAGTCAACGAAAAGATGAAATTCTACCGGCACTATTTAAAATACTTCAGGCAGCTAATTATTATCAATTTAATGTTGACGATATTCTAACACGCTTTGAACAAGAAATTATTGAATATAGGGATGAACAAGGGAAAGTAGGAACCTATAATTCACAACTTATTGAAGATCGATATACCCATTTTACGGCAGAATTATCATATTATTACTTGAATAAGGGCGAATATGACGTTGGAATAAAATATATATTGGGAAGTTTGGAATCTTCTGCTACAATAAATAGTGAAGCTTGTATTATTAGATGTGTTGGTCTGTTTGAACAATTCAGACATAGTGCATCCTTAGAGCAACAACGAAAATATCAAATTTTAATAAGTGAGGTGCAGAAGAGAAATGAGAAGAAAAATGGCTACATTGTTGGTTACGTTTAG
- a CDS encoding aspartyl-phosphate phosphatase Spo0E family protein, protein MREVEVIQRRIECERIELYKMQRKHGGLQHPKVLKQSMRVDELINMYNRAIYSCCK, encoded by the coding sequence ATGAGAGAAGTGGAAGTTATTCAGAGGAGAATAGAGTGCGAAAGAATAGAACTGTATAAAATGCAAAGAAAACATGGGGGATTGCAGCATCCTAAGGTACTTAAGCAGTCCATGAGGGTAGATGAATTAATTAATATGTATAACAGAGCGATTTATAGTTGTTGTAAATAG